One segment of Plasmodium vivax chromosome 14, whole genome shotgun sequence DNA contains the following:
- a CDS encoding hypothetical protein, conserved (encoded by transcript PVX_122515A) produces the protein MSSKIWKAILKDDVAKFKNIIESEGDVNLNAYNKEGLTLLLYGIEKGCAECCYYLVSERNVNIFLKDKKEKDNALMKCMVLGHDMINVSRLLIDKKIDVNEKNKNGKTSLHIASEYNYVKGIELLIKNHAHINALDNANNTPLMCSIKRSKEEAAILLIEHGADVNIKDEDMNSVLHICAKEHLGNIAQSILLTQQVDIKNCLDSENNSPLHIAAKENQKGLCHLFLKYKFDGGLKNNYNETYDDILKKHEENDILKEEEKKKNYQEKEIRKRKNYEEAMLKTDVSHFLKMHNLESLIPHFYKHNYLYVDQAFLNVNDATLKKMSLSKEERHLFYQAIDRHYSQLEDEQNEQELANRQLQEEQRRTRRLKFVSYVVSLIFTAIFIYSLVVSLLKRGRVFF, from the coding sequence ATGAGCTCCAAAATTTGGAAAGCCATCCTAAAGGACGACGTGGCAAAATTCAAGAACATCATAGAAAGCGAAGGCGATGTGAACCTAAACGCGTACAACAAGGAAGGGCTAACGCTCCTACTATATGGGATCGAAAAGGGGTGCGCGGAATGTTGCTACTACCTCGTCAGTGAGCGTAatgtgaatatttttttaaaagataaaaaggagaaggacaaTGCCCTGATGAAGTGTATGGTGCTTGGACATGACATGATCAACGTGAGTAGATTATTAatagacaaaaaaattgatgtaaatgaaaaaaacaaaaatggaaaaacgaGTCTCCATATAGCTAGTGAGTATAACTACGTTAAAGGGATAGAACTGTTGATAAAGAATCATGCCCATATTAATGCCCTAGATAATGCAAATAATACTCCCCTAATGTGTTCTATTAAGAGGAGCAAAGAAGAAGCGGCCATTTTACTCATCGAACACGGGGCAGATGTTAACATAAAAGACGAGGATATGAATTCCGTTTTGCACATATGTGCGAAGGAGCACTTAGGAAATATAGCCCAGAGTATCCTACTCACACAACAGgttgatattaaaaattgcCTGGACAGTGAGAATAATTCCCCCCTACATATAGCAGCAAAGGAAAACCAAAAAGGTCTATGCCACCTATTTTTGAAGTACAAATTTGATGGgggcttaaaaaataattacaacgAAACGTATGAcgatattttaaaaaaacatgaagaaaatgatattttgaaagaggaagaaaaaaaaaaaaattatcaggAGAAAGAAATccggaagaggaagaactaCGAAGAGGCAATGCTAAAAACAGATGTCTCCCACTTTCTGAAGATGCATAACTTAGAGTCCCTCAttccacatttttacaaacataATTACCTGTACGTTGATCAGGCCTTCCTAAACGTCAATGATGCTACACTGAAGAAGATGAGCCTCAGTAAGGAAGAGCGCCACCTGTTTTACCAGGCCATCGATAGGCATTACTCTCAGTTAGAGGACGAACAGAACGAGCAGGAGTTGGCTAACCGCCAGctgcaggaggagcagcgcAGGACCAGGCGCTTGAAGTTCGTTTCTTACGTGGTGTCCCTGATATTTACCGCCATCTTTATTTATAGCCTCGTCGTGTCCCTCCTCAAGCGGGGGCGCGTCTTCTTttga
- a CDS encoding hypothetical protein, conserved (encoded by transcript PVX_122520A), with protein sequence MTPPRNVFLRIERELTIFRQLKRLKRIDTETRRLQGNGGGAPEASNSHSGNKDSKVYLTSSKISKDNPRASASNAKGKRDGRWEENTAHHTHVQSDRRNLTSYYEGQHYSSKILPNRLQSVSGSSPPSGSKSQWQNLRSDQLGSGPPQSGSGSPNLYIDKLHDYLDIAQKSENEKIKINKILNRLRSENLTIHAILEVLKSLCTILLKRTSHHLDSCVPVDYLNTKNGVKKYNSYFEEYFTHVERYIQNYLCLINERNIFDLLKYLYYLKYALKLDVMELLLERFYLHMDKLDSLKTGQAFYIIQSFYQHFYKKEVDGYLTLTVDDKMKKAYGGDLLTGKPSHLSPPSQGNKYTFADLFEGTSSKWTLRSSNNGLFRSGSEKGDYYTDGEVTNLVTSHDEGANPMEVATVMRSQEFGDASKYTYDPTEERRKKLQGDEILTIFKYIENFHHKMDFYYTDKVVTFLKKNRNELPTDALLCVANVYLNGADEAMSRKLNEVLHNRVDHMNEDQLVLLADYLKRAKKVEGITQDGITVEGITADGITMEGNRGTPLVSKILRKVKNDSELITPNNLAAVYLSLHEVVSKLSPSSVSNTDGKDDPLLPSQAEKRGAHEDTGGGATPETLAERQNFTTMGNIPHGDGEKGSAISTEGEAEKNSLTQEVIKFCDNCVNSISHFPSLLSLYLLYIKNDAVKHKTVQAFEKKIKMNKHKLTQENISKIILSLSIHPNHTTQMFTFLENVIGERLGSARGGEEGEGGAPGGSEIGDITTGEITTGDITIGDITIGDIPPRERDSNRARHPPQVDANYLIDIALAFGIAGRKNLNLWKFIDVRKTVLTCNKKLLLYLSYSFLLTNYVCPLSWFFLIKRIVEDVRAFNKKQYELLYEILKCAMMLNCIDLNNFSNGNSFGYVTRWRRSQLAEDPSLSSYANKNTNPASHFLKTFQYLLNASYFHYKMKLINEQHTSKVPYEDVFNYLKLKYQKNVEFKQLYIMPYLLSDYNVIVDPLPSTPIHRCSGYIMGEIQLKHKVFQCDNYVVLSFYDGMWDEFLKAPPGGEGEPAYDIKALAEHFKTYTESHIKIKINKAAMVRAGGGMQSGGVVPPFAHDSKVRSGGPPPGVNYLKYTKKDSPQEQRNRYLTHKPNSMSPNQDNNKYLKVKTKMVRKAA encoded by the coding sequence ATGACACCGCCCAGGAACGTCTTCCTCAGAATTGAGCGCGAGCTAACCATTTTTCGCCAGCTGAAGAGGCTAAAGCGGATTGACACTGAAACGAGGCGTCTGCAGGGAAATGGCGGGGGGGCACCCGAAGCGAGCAACTCGCACAGCGGGAATAAGGACAGCAAGGTGTACCTCACAAGCAGCAAAATAAGTAAAGACAACCCACGTGCTAGCGCTTCTAacgcgaaggggaagagggaTGGCCGATGGGAAGAGAACACGGCTCaccacacacatgtgcagaGCGATAGGAGGAACCTCACCAGTTACTACGAAGGACAGCATTACAGTAGCAAAATTTTACCAAACCGATTGCAAAGTGTAAGCGGTAGTAGCCCCCCAAGTGGCAGCAAAAGCCAGTGGCAGAACCTCCGAAGCGACCAATTGGGAAGTGGCCCCCCCCAGAGTGGAAGTGGAAGCCCCAATTTGTACATAGACAAATTACACGACTATCTAGACATAGCGCAAAAatcagaaaatgaaaaaataaaaataaataaaatactaaACAGATTGAGAAGTGAAAACCTAACCATACACGCCATCCTGGAGGTGCTAAAAAGCCTGtgcaccattttgttaaagagGACTTCGCACCATTTGGATAGCTGCGTACCAGTGGATTACTtgaacacaaaaaatggagtgaaaaaatacaacagcTATTTTGAGGAGTACTTTACCCACGTGGAGAGGTACATACAGAACTACCTCTGCCTCATTAACGAACGGAATATTTTCGACctcttaaaatatttgtactatCTCAAGTACGCTTTAAAATTAGACGTTATGGAGCTCCTGCTGGAGAGGTTTTACCTTCATATGGACAAACTGGACAGTTTGAAAACGGGGCAGGCATTCTACATCATACAGTCCTTTTACCAGCACTTCTATAAGAAGGAAGTGGATGGCTACCTCACCTTAACTGTGGATGATAAGATGAAGAAGGCGTATGGAGGTGACCTGCTTACGGGAAAACCATCCCATTTGAGCCCCCCCTCGCAGGGTAACAAGTACACCTTTGCAGACCTGTTTGAGGGCACTTCCTCGAAATGGACCCTACGAAGTAGCAACAATGGGCTGTTTAGAAGTGGCTCCGAGAAGGGGGACTACTACACCGATGGGGAAGTAACCAATTTGGTCACCTCGCATGATGAAGGGGCTAACCCCATGGAAGTAGCAACGGTGATGCGGAGCCAAGAATTTGGAGACGCCTCAAAATATACTTATGACCCCACTGaagagaggagaaaaaaactccaaGGTGATGAAATTTTGACAATTTTTAAGTACATTGAAAATTTTCACCACAAAATGGATTTCTACTACACAGATAAGGTGGTgacctttttgaaaaaaaatcgaaacgAACTCCCCACGGATGCTCTCCTATGCGTGGCGAACGTTTACCTAAACGGGGCTGACGAAGCGATGAGCAGAAAATTAAACGAAGTGCTGCACAACCGAGTGGACCACATGAATGAGGACCAGCTGGTGCTGCTAGCAGACTATTTGAAGAGGGCAAAAAAGGTGGAGGGGATCACCCAAGATGGCATCACCGTGGAGGGAATCACCGCAGATGGCATCACCATGGAGGGCAACCGCGGCACCCCGCTGGTCAGCAAAATTCTCCGCAAAGTAAAAAACGATAGCGAGCTGATCACCCCGAATAACCTCGCAGCGGTGTATCTAAGCCTGCACGAAGTTGTCAGCAAATTGTCCCCATCCTCAGTTAGCAATACCGATGGGAAGGATGACCCTCTTCTACCGAGTCAGGCGGAGAAAAGGGGGGCTCATGAAGACACCGGTGGGGGAGCTACCCCAGAGACACTCGCGGAGAGGCAAAACTTCACCACAATGGGTAACATCCCCCATGGAGATGGCGAAAAAGGATCGGCCATAAGTACAGAAGGGGAGGCAGAGAAAAACTCCCTTACGCAAGAAGTGATCAAATTCTGTGATAACTGCGTTAACAGCATTTCGCACTTCCCATCCCTCCTGAGTCTGTACCTTCTGTACATAAAGAACGACGCGGTAAAGCATAAGACCGTACaggcatttgaaaaaaaaataaaaatgaataaacacAAATTGACGCAGGAGAACATTTCGAAAATAATACTGTCGTTGAGTATTCACCCGAACCATACAACGCAGATGTTCACCTTCTTGGAAAATGTGATCGGCGAAAGGTTGGGCAGCGCGAGGGGCGGCgaggaaggggaagggggcGCACCGGGGGGGAGCGAAATTGGAGATATAACAACTGGAGAGATCACAACTGGAGATATCACAATTGGAGATATCACAATTGGAGATATCCCCCCCCGGGAGCGCGACTCAAACCGTGCGAGGCACCCCCCGCAGGTGGACGCCAACTACCTAATTGACATCGCACTCGCCTTCGGAATCGCCGGGAGGAAGAACCTAAATCTGTGGAAATTTATAGACGTGCGCAAAACAGTCCTCACGTGTAACAAAAAACTGCTGCTATACCTATCATACAGTTTTCTGCTGACCAATTACGTCTGCCCACTGTCCTGGTTCTTCCTCATAAAAAGGATCGTAGAGGATGTGAGGGCCTTCAACAAAAAGCAGTATGAGCTGTTGTACGAAATATTGAAGTGTGCCATGATGCTTAACTGCATCGActtgaataatttttccaacGGAAATTCGTTCGGTTATGTAACTCGCTGGAGGAGGAGCCAGCTAGCGGAGGACCCCTCCCTCAGCAGCTACGCCAATAAGAATACTAacccagctagccattttctCAAAACATTTCAGTACCTGCTAAACGCCTCCTATTTTCACTACAAAATGAAGCTGATAAATGAGCAGCACACTTCCAAAGTTCCCTACGAAGACGTTTTCAATTACCTAAAATTAAAGTACCAGAAAAATGTAGAATTTAAGCAGCTGTATATAATGCCCTATTTGCTCTCCGACTACAACGTCATCGTTGACCCTCTGCCGAGCACTCCCATCCACAGGTGCAGTGGATACATCATGGGGGAAATACAACTGAAGCATAAAGTGTTTCAGTGTGATAACTACGTGGTTTTGTCTTTCTATGATGGCATGTGGGATGAGTTTTTAAAGGcaccccctgggggggaaggagagcCCGCTTATGATATTAAGGCCTTAGCGGAGCACTTCAAAACGTATACTGAGTCACACATCAAAATTAAGATTAACAAGGCCGCTATGGTTCGCGCGGGTGGAGGTATGCAGAGCGGGGGggttgttcccccctttgcgcatGACAGCAAAGTTAGAAGCGGAGGACCCCCGCCAGGCGTTAACTATCTCAAGTACACGAAGAAGGACTCCCCACAGGAGCAGCGAAATAGGTACTTAACGCACAAGCCAAACAGTATGAGCCCCAATCaagataataataaatacttaaaagttaaaacaaaaatggtgaGGAAAGCGGCCTGA
- a CDS encoding hypothetical protein, conserved (encoded by transcript PVX_122525A), with translation MSEKKEGALPDEVKELLECLKEGSPKFQQHLAQLKEYLQKDRIANTNGLVEYILQNIHARDFQRNACFFLADVVVYIQSVNKIPKKYELDCVDAGLTLHNHEERQIWVDESYNEVYPHYRILIQDDKLRRFNTKDYRKDLIRTCTKNVNYLQIMYVLSRNVSPRNGYVLFNNILHKSEISYRYKLLSLEYFAHAVNKIALERAKYIAQMLPLVLGKFYSLEGKPYCNDNVTSIDVLISMCKFATVLCDESIKTQEDDKQDVALHSIIAFIMKVISYHHAELPINKNIERMIRYIHYDHLEYPKCVEIYSKLSSNVYLERREKMVKDCLSALIWRLSIINTNISRILENVNILMPNAKACALENSTLEISILCYLIFVEKINDFCFPKIYSELYLFNLMIRNSYNLLLCIPEADEDAKQNLLIKAYHLICLCAFLSNVIQRRDGAVFYNIYNFRWRPLEFLQTVHRTIHDNKTFKTYSKTVYNAVCIIMRNFKWDILYSLYYKLLNESLPDYARSLIASFLKDEMHKQMVRVVKRVEATKQEFQKNEDFEKLLNQAVHTQRNKSPTQDAAPPLGDTTQLAKIKELAEEINKLGVQVKNIIYMLVSEESVLLNVDAITVVLNMIKMILLNKNLKPFYHFVVNVEQPSACFLQSKIRHFHTQIKLEKAILEREKKEDANSIFYTNMNGDSRSRGPDQEEVTYQNTDISMNELEIVVMLLGDVEASIDGMKARVEKIEVPQG, from the coding sequence ATGagcgaaaagaaggaaggcgCCTTGCCCGACGAGGTGAAGGAGCTGCTGGAGTGTCTAAAGGAGGGGAGCCCAAAATTTCAGCAGCACCTAGCGCAGCTGAAGGAGTATCTGCAGAAGGACCGAATAGCAAACACGAACGGGTTAGTGGAGTATATTCTGCAGAACATACACGCACGGGATTTTCAAAGAAACGCATGCTTCTTCCTAGCAGATGTAGTAGTGTACATACAGAGCGTAAATAAAATTCCAAAGAAATATGAGCTGGACTGCGTAGACGCAGGGCTGACGTTACACAATCACGAGGAGAGACAAATATGGGTCGATGAGAGTTACAACGAGGTGTACCCTCACTATAGAATACTCATTCAGGATGATAAGTTAAGAAGATTCAACACGAAAGATTATAGAAAGGATCTCATAAGGACATGCACGAAGAATGTAAATTACTTGCAAATCATGTACGTGCTTAGTAGGAATGTATCCCCACGAAATGGCTACGTCTTgtttaataacattttgcATAAATCCGAAATAAGCTATCGGTATAAGTTACTCTCCTTGGAGTACTTTGCTCATGCAGTTAACAAAATAGCCCTAGAAAGGGCAAAATATATCGCCCAGATGCTCCCCCTGGTGTTGGGGAAATTCTACAGCCTAGAGGGAAAACCATACTGCAATGATAATGTAACCAGCATAGATGTGCTCATCTCCATGTGTAAATTTGCTACTGTCCTGTGTGATGAATCGATAAAGACGCAGGAGGATGACAAGCAGGACGTGGCTCTACACTCCATCATAGCATTCATTATGAAAGTCATAAGCTACCATCATGCGGAACTGCCAATCAATAAAAACATCGAGAGGATGATAAGATACATTCATTACGACCATCTGGAGTATCCCAAATGTGTAGAGATTTATTCCAAGCTATCCTCAAATGTATATCTAgagaggagggaaaaaatggtgaaggatTGCCTTTCAGCCCTCATTTGGAGACTAAGCATAATTAATACTAACATCTCGCgcattttagaaaatgtcAATATATTAATGCCCAATGCAAAAGCTTGTGCTCTGGAAAATTCTACCCTAGAAATCTCCATCCTTTGCTACCTCAtatttgtggaaaaaataaatgacttTTGTTTCCCAAAAATATACTCAGAGTTATATCTCTTCAATTTGATGATTCGAAATAGCTACAATTTACTTCTGTGCATTCCGGAGGCAGATGAGGATGCTAAACAGAATCTGTTAATTAAGGCTTATCACCTCATCTGCCTTTGTGCCTTCCTATCTAACGTTATTCAGAGGAGAGATGGAGCGGTGTtctataatatttataatttcagATGGAGACCCCTggaatttttacaaactgtTCATCGTACCATTCATGATAATAAGACTTTCAAAACGTATTCCAAGACGGTCTACAACGCTGTGTGTATCATCATGAGGAATTTCAAATGGGATATTTTGTACTCACTTTATTATAAGCTGCTGAATGAGTCCCTCCCGGATTACGCCAGGAGTTTAATCGCCTCCTTCCTAAAGGACGAAATGCACAAACAGATGGTCCGTGTTGTTAAAAGGGTGGAAGCGACCAAACAGGagttccaaaaaaatgaagacttTGAAAAGTTGCTCAACCAGGCTGTCCATACGCAGAGAAATAAATCGCCAACACAGgatgctgccccccccctgggggatACCactcagctagccaaaataaaagaattagctgaagaaataaataaattgggcgtgcaggtaaaaaatatcatctACATGCTTGTGAGCGAAGAGTCCGTGCTCCTCAACGTGGACGCCATCACCGTCGTGCTGAACATGATCAAGATGATTCTGCTcaacaaaaatttgaagccCTTTTACCACTTCGTTGTGAATGTGGAGCAACCCTCTGCTTGCTTTCTGCAGAGCAAAATTAGACACTTCCACACCCAAATTAAATTGGAGAAGGCCATActggaaagggaaaagaaggaagacgccaattccattttttacaccAACATGAATGGGGACTCACGTAGTCGCGGCCCCGACCAGGAGGAGGTGACCTACCAGAACACGGACATTAGCATGAATGAGCTGGAGATCGTCGTTATGCTCCTGGGAGATGTCGAAGCGAGCATCGACGGCATGAAAGCGCGCGTCGAAAAGATTGAGGTGCCACAGGGATGA